Proteins encoded together in one Bacteroidota bacterium window:
- a CDS encoding DUF3276 family protein — protein MEEEGKLPEIEKNEDHEKIFSKVIRAGKRTYFFDVRATKKNDYFLTLTESKKRFDVDGHSYFEKHKIFLYKEDFDKFSEGLHEVIDYIKSVKNEALIPDDYKEESSEHEKINEKFANIEFEDLGNK, from the coding sequence ATGGAAGAAGAAGGCAAATTACCAGAAATAGAAAAAAATGAAGATCACGAAAAGATTTTCTCGAAAGTAATCCGGGCAGGGAAAAGAACATATTTTTTTGATGTTAGGGCCACCAAAAAAAATGATTATTTCCTGACGTTAACAGAAAGTAAAAAACGTTTCGATGTGGATGGACATTCTTACTTCGAAAAACATAAAATATTTCTCTATAAAGAGGATTTTGATAAGTTTTCAGAAGGATTGCATGAAGTCATTGACTATATCAAATCTGTGAAAAATGAAGCTTTAATTCCAGACGATTACAAAGAAGAATCCTCTGAGCACGAAAAAATTAATGAAAAATTTGCTAATATTGAATTTGAAGACCTGGGGAATAAGTAA
- the nusB gene encoding transcription antitermination factor NusB: protein MFSIKKTYDLYYYLMLLLVELVRYAESRIELARAKNLSTYEDLHPNTRLVDNRLLRQIAGSQQFQKYLSDNKLSWINYHGLIKSLYQDLTNSEAYKNYIASEDSYNSDKKFILRLLPDFFGTSEILEQSLEEQSIYWNDDSDFVISMIIKTLKSFKEGDISSVTFMPMFKNEEDQAFAQTLFRKTIINREKYYSLIKEHSKNWDVERIAFIDILIMEAAISELIEFPYIPTKVTLNEYIEISKYYSTDKSCTFINGILDKLINRLKCEHIIVKKGRGLIGENESQVQP, encoded by the coding sequence ATGTTTAGCATCAAAAAGACATACGATCTTTATTATTATTTAATGTTGCTTTTAGTTGAGTTGGTTCGTTATGCTGAATCAAGGATAGAACTGGCCAGAGCAAAAAATCTTTCCACCTACGAAGATTTACATCCCAATACGCGTTTGGTTGACAACAGGCTTCTTCGTCAAATAGCAGGAAGCCAACAATTTCAAAAATATCTGTCAGACAACAAATTAAGCTGGATCAATTATCATGGGCTGATAAAATCATTATATCAAGATCTCACCAATTCCGAGGCATATAAAAACTATATCGCCAGCGAGGACAGTTATAATTCAGATAAAAAATTCATCTTAAGGCTTTTACCCGATTTTTTTGGTACTTCCGAAATACTGGAGCAATCCCTTGAGGAACAAAGCATATACTGGAATGATGATAGTGACTTTGTAATCAGTATGATTATAAAGACCCTGAAATCCTTCAAAGAAGGAGACATCAGCTCGGTTACCTTTATGCCCATGTTTAAAAATGAAGAGGATCAGGCATTCGCCCAAACCCTTTTTAGAAAAACAATTATTAACCGGGAAAAATACTATAGCCTTATCAAGGAACATTCTAAAAACTGGGATGTGGAACGGATAGCATTTATTGATATTTTAATCATGGAAGCAGCCATTTCCGAGCTCATTGAATTCCCCTACATACCCACTAAGGTTACCTTAAACGAATATATAGAGATTTCAAAATATTACAGCACCGATAAAAGCTGTACTTTTATCAACGGAATCCTTGACAAATTGATCAACCGCCTTAAATGTGAACACATTATCGTGAAGAAAGGCAGGGGGCTGATCGGTGAAAACGAATCTCAGGTTCAGCCTTAA